A genomic stretch from Lathyrus oleraceus cultivar Zhongwan6 chromosome 2, CAAS_Psat_ZW6_1.0, whole genome shotgun sequence includes:
- the LOC127117679 gene encoding uncharacterized protein LOC127117679, which translates to MRTGLKNNIAYSFFDPEIGVLKDMIALITPDHVGMFRESYGGILKMVFRLTDCDRSAIHTLLQFYDPGLRCFVFPDYLLGPLMEDYVSILGIQIRDQIPFHVTRAEPDVLGISRALYLSPEMVKEGWKEKGKLPGFHLSFLEANAKEHAAAGNWKTVCALIAVSIYGIVLFPNQKNFVDHNAIRLFMQRNPIPTLIGDVYYSVHNRNEKRRGGLVRCCSQLLFRWFMGYLPSRGAFVQIDPSVKWSFRLMGLRADDIAWTHNGLAGQDFICSCGSLPNVPLVGVQGCINYNPMLLRRQMGFAIEGPPLGREIQESFYFPIDGNQTKLRQVLDEWRDIQRRGKVPYGKVNCRYFPLFEDWLRKRIESTFLPFPGGDSVCPRIEGPSSSVSMDEFLEVKRERDQLLAEKTELEMSVARVQRANQELKAKMEDQDKRHALETKRFEMDTAYYGKVSQALASSAKEHDITKEKLFRASKVIEDEKRRQILVRDQRDERARVLAAEWEAEKAKIRAERDHYMAERDHYFRQMKIHQKEVGRLQQENIELRFAAEFARMEGEIGPSAGPSSS; encoded by the coding sequence gggaatgtttagagagtcatacggcggtattctgaagatggttttcagactcactgactgcgacaggagcgccatccacactcttcttcagttctatgaccctgggttgaggtgtttcgtttttccagactatctgttgggacctctgatggaggattatgtcagcatcctgggtattcagatccgtgatcagattcctttccatgtcaCTAGGGCGGAGCCGgatgtccttgggatttcacgtgctctttatttgagtccggaaatggtcaaggaaggttggaaggagaagggaaagttacctggatttcatttgagtttcttggaggctaatgccaaggaacatgctgctgcgggtaactggaagacggtttgtgctctgattgctgtgagcatttatgggattgttctgtttcctaaccagaagaattttgtggaccataatgctatcagattgtttatgcagagaaaccctattcctaccctgattggagatgtctactactcagtgcataacaggaatgagaagaggcggGGTGGTCTGGTTAGATGCTGCTCTCAGTTGCTCTTTagatggttcatggggtatttgccttcccgaggtgcgTTTGTTCAGATTGACCCtagtgtcaagtggtccttccgattgatgggtctgcgggctgatgacattgcttggactcataatggtttagCTGGTCAGGACTTCATATGTagttgtgggagtttacctaatgtgcctttggtgggagttcagggttgcattaattacaacccgatgcttctccggagacagatggggtttgctatagagggtcctcctctcgggcgagagattcaggagtccttctatttcccgattgatggtaaccagaccaagttgaggcaggtattggacgaatggcgagatatccagaggaggggtaaggttccttatggcaaagtcaactgccggtattttccactatttgaggattggttgcggaagaggattgagtcTACATTTCTACCGTTCCCTGGAGGTGACTCAGTGTGTCCtaggattgagggtccaagttcttctgtcagcatggatGAGTTCTTAGAGGTGAAGCGGGAACGAGATCAGCTACTTGCAGAGAagacggaattggagatgagtgtcgctcggGTTCAGAGAGCTAATCAGGAGCTCAAAGCaaagatggaagatcaggataagcgGCATGCTTTGGAGACCAAGCGatttgagatggatacagcctactatgggaaggttagtcaggctttggcatcttcagCAAAGGAGCATGATATCACTaaggagaagctgttcagagcatcaaaggtgatagaagatgagaagaggaggcaaatcctagtcagggatcagagggatgagagagccagagtcctcgctgcagagtgggaggcggagaaagcaaagatcagggccgagagagatcattacatggcagagagagaccactacttcagacagatgaagattcatcagaaggaagttggaagactacagcaggagaacatagagctcaggttcgccgcagagttcgcgaggatggagggcgagatagggccatctgcgggaccctcatccagttag